From the Candidatus Methanoplasma cognatum genome, one window contains:
- the pylSc gene encoding pyrrolysine--tRNA(Pyl) ligase large subunit yields MTAIGGDDINVGFTDSQIQRLREYGDDPKDSSTFSSADERDKAFSKLMSDLVSLNERSLTEMIRSPSRHHLAQLESDISEILISKGFMEVRTPAIISAASLEKMTITPEHPLYKQVFFIDKKRCLRPMLAPNLYYVMRKLRDHTDGPVRIFEIGSCFRKESHSGAHLEEFTMLNLVEMGPEKDATEALKEYIGDIMGVTGLEYTLSVEESDVYKETLDVMIGDIEVSSGAVGPHVLDAAHDVHEPWSGVGFGLERLLMLMNNKGSVKKTGRSLSYLNGAKIN; encoded by the coding sequence ATGACGGCAATCGGTGGTGATGACATCAATGTAGGTTTCACTGACTCACAAATACAGAGGCTGCGGGAGTATGGGGACGATCCCAAGGATTCTTCCACTTTTAGCAGCGCCGATGAAAGGGATAAAGCATTTTCAAAGCTCATGTCCGATCTTGTGTCTTTGAACGAAAGATCGCTGACAGAGATGATAAGGTCACCGTCAAGGCACCATCTGGCACAGCTTGAATCGGACATATCGGAGATATTGATATCAAAAGGCTTCATGGAGGTCAGGACGCCTGCGATCATCTCGGCCGCATCGCTCGAGAAAATGACGATCACACCCGAACACCCCCTTTACAAGCAGGTGTTCTTCATAGATAAAAAAAGATGTCTGCGCCCGATGCTGGCGCCGAATCTGTACTATGTTATGAGAAAACTCAGGGACCACACCGACGGTCCGGTAAGGATATTCGAGATAGGCTCATGTTTCAGAAAAGAGTCGCACAGCGGCGCGCATCTCGAAGAGTTCACGATGCTGAACCTGGTGGAGATGGGACCGGAGAAAGATGCCACGGAGGCCCTGAAGGAGTATATAGGCGACATCATGGGCGTAACGGGGCTGGAATATACTTTATCGGTAGAGGAATCGGATGTTTACAAAGAAACACTTGATGTGATGATCGGCGACATTGAAGTATCGTCCGGGGCGGTGGGTCCGCATGTGCTCGACGCCGCCCACGATGTCCACGAGCCGTGGTCGGGAGTGGGATTCGGTCTTGAGAGACTGCTCATGCTCATGAACAACAAAGGCAGCGTTAAAAAGACAGGCAGAAGCCTAAGCTATCTGAACGGTGCGAAGATAAACTGA
- a CDS encoding multidrug efflux SMR transporter, with protein sequence MKKYNVHKNIKWAVITGILILTSPFFLSLAMREIPVGTAYAVWTGIGTIGTTVLGVILYKEMIERKRLFFIFLILVGVVGLGLEV encoded by the coding sequence ATGAAGAAATACAATGTGCATAAAAATATAAAATGGGCAGTTATAACCGGAATTTTGATTTTGACAAGTCCGTTCTTTTTGTCTTTGGCCATGAGAGAGATACCGGTGGGGACGGCTTACGCCGTATGGACGGGGATAGGCACGATCGGCACGACCGTGCTGGGTGTCATTCTGTATAAGGAAATGATCGAAAGGAAACGGCTGTTCTTCATATTCCTGATATTGGTCGGCGTTGTCGGTCTGGGATTGGAGGTCTGA
- a CDS encoding SMR family transporter — protein MKQWIWAIVLMGGVFEAVWALCMDKSHGFTNILWTIATIGFIFTSVSLLNIGLKRGVPVGGGYAVWVGVGTICSIVLGIIIANDPFLLSRLLFAAIIIVGIVGVELSCGSNEVKAAPDPDAGDGSD, from the coding sequence ATGAAACAATGGATATGGGCGATCGTGCTGATGGGCGGCGTTTTTGAAGCCGTGTGGGCTTTGTGTATGGATAAGTCCCACGGATTCACGAACATCTTATGGACCATTGCCACTATCGGGTTCATTTTCACAAGCGTAAGCCTCCTGAACATAGGCTTGAAAAGAGGGGTGCCCGTCGGCGGAGGTTACGCCGTGTGGGTCGGCGTCGGAACGATCTGCAGCATAGTCTTGGGCATCATCATCGCCAACGACCCGTTCCTTCTGTCAAGACTGCTGTTCGCGGCGATCATTATCGTCGGCATTGTCGGAGTGGAACTCTCATGCGGCAGTAATGAGGTCAAAGCTGCACCTGATCCCGATGCGGGGGACGGCTCCGATTAA